A genomic segment from uncultured Marinifilum sp. encodes:
- a CDS encoding tetratricopeptide repeat protein has product MNFKNIILIFIFSLFCIAKADAQNLLSVKKSEFVNAKDKSAIAYVKIKKAMDLYKQDANATEQCISLFLEAYKLNKSNAELNYNIGICYLLGNEKEKARQYLDKAYELNPMVSKDLCFYIGLSYQYQSQFIKAIRMFNKNIENEIRKRGEKNKSLIELCEKHIGECKSGIHLQSLPAKHSISRLDENVNSRFNDLNPVKVDNVFYFSSQRKINAGSKLIEKVYSVSTDKDGFKDVKMENIPFDDILNVALVDPIGNNTFAFYAGIDNGGDIYTAEKKGGKWTAVKAIKGVNALSSREASACIAGNELYFVSDRNGSYGACDIYFCTKIKGGNWSVPKNIGLHINTPFDEADVFVTADGKELFFNSKGHNSMGGYDIFRCERLANGGWSNPENMGAPVNSPFNDIQYFKTAEGEAFFSSERGAGYDIYRLEKIVQPAKEIALAKEMPAKEKYVAPTPKQIVPELIYRIQILACKNAAPAEELYKIYSGNEIIAHQFLSGWHKYAIGQFKTYREAEKFKNSCGVAGAFIVLFKNGEPIDLSSL; this is encoded by the coding sequence ATGAATTTTAAAAACATCATTCTTATATTCATTTTTTCTCTGTTCTGCATTGCTAAAGCAGATGCTCAGAATTTATTATCGGTTAAAAAAAGTGAATTTGTAAATGCGAAGGATAAATCGGCTATAGCCTATGTAAAAATTAAGAAGGCAATGGATTTATATAAGCAGGATGCCAATGCCACAGAGCAGTGCATTTCTTTGTTTTTAGAAGCTTACAAATTAAACAAGAGCAATGCCGAGTTGAATTACAATATAGGAATTTGTTATTTGCTGGGTAATGAGAAGGAGAAAGCCAGACAATATCTCGACAAGGCTTATGAGTTAAACCCAATGGTAAGCAAGGATCTTTGTTTTTATATCGGACTTAGTTATCAGTACCAGTCGCAATTTATTAAAGCCATTAGGATGTTTAATAAGAACATCGAAAATGAAATTAGAAAAAGAGGCGAAAAAAATAAGAGTCTGATAGAATTATGTGAGAAGCATATTGGGGAGTGTAAAAGCGGAATTCATCTGCAATCATTACCTGCAAAACATAGCATTAGTCGCTTAGACGAAAATGTTAACTCCCGATTTAACGATCTTAATCCTGTTAAAGTAGATAATGTATTTTATTTTAGCTCGCAGCGAAAAATTAATGCGGGCAGCAAGCTAATCGAAAAAGTATATTCGGTAAGCACCGATAAAGATGGCTTTAAGGATGTTAAAATGGAGAATATTCCCTTCGATGATATTTTAAATGTGGCTCTGGTTGATCCTATTGGTAATAATACCTTTGCTTTTTATGCGGGTATTGATAATGGTGGGGATATTTATACAGCCGAGAAAAAAGGTGGCAAGTGGACGGCTGTAAAGGCAATAAAGGGGGTTAATGCCTTATCGTCGCGCGAGGCATCGGCATGTATTGCGGGCAATGAGCTTTATTTTGTGAGCGACAGAAATGGCAGCTACGGAGCATGTGATATTTATTTTTGTACGAAGATAAAAGGTGGAAACTGGTCGGTTCCTAAAAACATAGGCCTGCACATTAATACACCTTTCGACGAGGCTGATGTATTTGTTACTGCCGACGGAAAAGAGTTGTTCTTTAACTCGAAAGGACATAACAGCATGGGTGGATATGATATTTTCAGATGCGAGCGTTTGGCCAATGGTGGCTGGAGCAATCCGGAAAATATGGGTGCTCCTGTTAACAGTCCGTTTAACGATATTCAGTATTTTAAAACGGCTGAGGGAGAGGCTTTTTTCTCATCGGAACGTGGTGCCGGATATGATATTTATAGGCTAGAAAAAATTGTGCAGCCTGCAAAAGAAATTGCTCTTGCCAAGGAAATGCCGGCCAAAGAAAAATATGTGGCGCCTACGCCTAAACAAATAGTACCTGAATTAATTTACAGAATACAGATTCTGGCTTGTAAAAATGCGGCTCCTGCCGAGGAGTTATACAAAATTTATTCGGGCAATGAGATTATTGCTCACCAGTTTCTTTCGGGATGGCACAAATATGCTATCGGACAGTTTAAGACTTACCGGGAAGCTGAGAAGTTTAAAAATTCCTGCGGTGTTGCTGGTGCGTTTATTGTTTTATTTAAAAATGGTGAACCTATTGATTTGAGTAGTTTGTAG
- a CDS encoding UpxY family transcription antiterminator, with protein sequence MQERRVINCKREYFWYAIYTKSRSERKLYQDLLHDGIEAYLPLKKELKIWSDRKKWVESPLFNSYVFVRVSAKEYHKAIASTYAVCYVSIRGKAVPVPENQIEALRIFLRDENRKLEFTSADLKTGDTVEVIGGSLKGAKGEIVQIRGKHRLVLRFDSLGTCLTTEIKIEEVKKTKI encoded by the coding sequence ATGCAGGAGAGACGAGTGATAAATTGTAAAAGGGAGTATTTTTGGTATGCCATATATACAAAATCGCGCTCGGAGCGAAAATTATATCAGGACCTGCTCCACGATGGAATTGAAGCCTATCTGCCCTTAAAAAAAGAACTGAAAATATGGAGCGACAGAAAAAAATGGGTGGAATCGCCTCTTTTTAATTCCTACGTATTTGTAAGGGTTTCGGCTAAAGAATATCATAAGGCTATTGCTTCTACTTATGCAGTTTGTTACGTGAGTATCCGCGGTAAAGCGGTACCCGTACCTGAAAATCAAATCGAGGCGCTTCGCATATTCTTAAGAGATGAAAATCGCAAGCTGGAGTTTACGAGTGCCGACCTTAAAACCGGCGATACGGTAGAGGTAATAGGTGGTTCGCTTAAAGGTGCAAAAGGCGAAATTGTACAAATAAGAGGCAAGCACCGACTGGTCTTGCGATTCGATAGCCTGGGAACCTGCCTCACTACCGAAATAAAAATTGAGGAAGTAAAAAAAACAAAGATTTAA
- the rfbC gene encoding dTDP-4-dehydrorhamnose 3,5-epimerase, which yields MKFTPTNIPEVVIIEPNVFGDDRGYFFESFNQKEFEENIGPVDFVQDNESKSSRGVLRGLHFQKPPFTQAKLVRCIEGEVLDVAVDLRKDSPTYKKYVSVLLTGENKKQLFVPRGFAHGFVVLSEKATFAYKVDNYYAPKHDTGIAWNDEQIAVDWQIPAQEVQLSGKDQLLKPLRETLVPEFGEEVMA from the coding sequence ATGAAATTTACCCCAACAAACATACCCGAAGTAGTAATTATAGAACCCAATGTATTTGGGGATGACAGGGGCTACTTTTTTGAATCATTTAACCAAAAAGAATTTGAAGAAAATATAGGCCCTGTAGATTTTGTGCAGGACAATGAATCGAAATCCTCACGCGGGGTGCTGCGGGGATTGCATTTCCAGAAACCGCCTTTTACACAGGCCAAACTGGTGCGCTGCATAGAGGGTGAAGTTTTAGATGTGGCTGTTGACCTGCGTAAAGATTCACCAACCTATAAAAAATATGTTTCCGTGCTGCTCACAGGCGAAAACAAAAAACAACTATTTGTGCCACGTGGTTTTGCACACGGCTTTGTGGTGCTTAGCGAAAAAGCAACTTTCGCCTATAAGGTTGACAATTACTACGCCCCAAAACACGACACAGGAATTGCCTGGAACGATGAACAAATTGCCGTAGACTGGCAAATCCCTGCACAAGAGGTACAGCTTTCGGGGAAAGACCAACTGCTGAAACCACTGAGGGAAACCCTGGTGCCGGAGTTTGGGGAAGAGGTGATGGCATAG
- a CDS encoding NAD-dependent epimerase, translating into MKILVTGTAGFIGFHLAERLAKEGHQVVGIDNLNHYYDVNLKYARLAESGINRSDVEESARHPELVSGSYCLSNKYSNYRFLKIDITDLPKLEQLFAQEKFTHVVNLAAQAGVRYSIENPHVYIQSNVVGFVNLLECCRHHKIEHLVYASSSSVYGANAKIPFSEEDRVDHPVSLYAATKKSNELMAYTYSHLYNLPTTGLRFFTVYGPWGRPDMAPMLFANAITKGEPIKVFNNGDMERDFTYVDDIVEGVAKCLTVLPEKQPHAEICNIGNSQPIKLMDFISCLEEQLGKKAQKNFMPMQDGDVKRTWADISALEQKVEYRPNTSLADGVKEFVNWHLENVE; encoded by the coding sequence ATGAAAATATTAGTAACAGGTACTGCCGGATTTATCGGTTTTCACCTGGCAGAAAGATTAGCAAAAGAAGGACACCAAGTAGTAGGTATTGATAATCTCAACCATTACTACGATGTGAACCTAAAATATGCCCGATTAGCAGAATCAGGAATCAATAGATCTGATGTTGAAGAATCTGCCCGTCATCCTGAACTCGTTTCAGGATCTTATTGCTTGAGCAATAAATATTCAAATTATAGGTTCTTGAAAATTGACATTACAGATTTACCGAAACTAGAACAGCTCTTTGCACAGGAAAAATTTACCCATGTAGTAAACCTGGCAGCGCAGGCAGGTGTTCGTTATTCGATTGAAAATCCTCATGTTTACATCCAGTCGAATGTAGTTGGTTTTGTAAATCTTTTGGAATGTTGCCGACACCATAAAATTGAACATTTGGTTTATGCTTCCTCTTCTTCGGTGTATGGAGCAAATGCAAAGATTCCTTTCTCGGAAGAAGATCGGGTTGATCATCCTGTTTCTTTATATGCTGCCACAAAGAAGAGTAACGAACTAATGGCTTACACCTATAGCCATTTGTACAATTTACCAACAACAGGTTTGCGCTTTTTTACCGTTTATGGACCATGGGGGCGCCCAGATATGGCACCTATGCTCTTTGCCAATGCCATTACAAAAGGAGAACCCATTAAGGTGTTTAACAATGGGGATATGGAACGCGATTTTACCTATGTAGATGATATTGTGGAAGGTGTTGCAAAATGCCTGACAGTTTTACCTGAAAAACAACCACATGCCGAAATTTGCAATATTGGAAATTCTCAACCCATAAAATTGATGGATTTTATTTCTTGCCTGGAAGAGCAATTGGGAAAGAAAGCACAAAAGAACTTTATGCCTATGCAGGATGGGGATGTGAAACGGACTTGGGCGGATATTAGTGCTTTAGAGCAAAAAGTAGAATACAGACCCAATACCAGTTTAGCTGATGGAGTGAAAGAATTTGTGAATTGGCATCTCGAAAATGTTGAATAG
- a CDS encoding flippase, whose product MGIKKNFAFNSILTVSNYIFPLLTFPYISRVLGVSNVGLCNFTDSVINYFILFSMLGISAVGIREIAKSKVDHKKLNSTFSSLLFLNAISTFIALISLLLAVIFVPKLHENWELMFLGGVKLLFNCLLTEWFFRGIEDFKYITIRSVIVKAIFVVSVFIFVKHETDVQIYYTLLVTLVVVNSIFNYVYRRRFVTFSFKCINFTPFLKSYITIGFYMLLTSMYTSFNIAYLGFVSGNIEVGYYTTATKLYSILLSLFTAFTAVMLPRMSALVAERKIDEVRRLIVKSYDALIAFCLPLIIVSTIFAPQIINLIAGSGYEGAIVPMRIVMPLMLIIGIEQILVLQLMVPLKMDNKILINSVLGASVGLLLNILLVSKFKSVGSAIVWVCSEISVLVMAQYFVKKSLNIQFPYKRVLINIIYALPIVIISLCIKKLTILPSVLELIVAFALCSIYFLLVQVFLIKNELVIKMWELLQKIKLKVDN is encoded by the coding sequence ATGGGGATAAAAAAAAATTTTGCATTTAATAGTATTTTAACGGTATCGAATTATATCTTCCCATTATTAACGTTCCCGTATATTTCACGCGTACTTGGAGTTTCAAATGTAGGATTGTGCAATTTTACAGATAGTGTTATTAACTATTTTATACTTTTCTCTATGTTGGGGATAAGTGCTGTCGGAATTCGGGAGATAGCAAAAAGTAAAGTAGACCATAAAAAGTTAAACTCTACTTTTTCAAGTTTACTGTTCTTGAATGCAATTAGTACTTTTATTGCTTTAATATCGTTATTACTCGCTGTGATCTTTGTCCCAAAGTTGCATGAAAATTGGGAGTTGATGTTTTTAGGAGGAGTAAAATTGTTATTTAATTGTCTATTAACAGAGTGGTTTTTTAGGGGAATAGAGGATTTTAAATACATCACCATTCGTTCTGTAATTGTAAAAGCTATTTTTGTTGTTTCCGTTTTTATTTTTGTCAAGCATGAAACAGATGTACAAATCTATTATACTTTGCTTGTTACATTAGTTGTGGTAAATTCAATCTTTAATTACGTTTATCGCAGAAGATTTGTGACCTTCAGTTTTAAGTGTATTAATTTTACTCCATTTTTAAAGTCTTATATTACGATTGGATTTTATATGCTTTTAACATCAATGTATACCTCTTTCAATATTGCATATTTGGGTTTCGTATCCGGTAATATAGAGGTTGGTTATTATACAACGGCTACAAAATTATACAGTATTTTACTTTCATTATTTACTGCATTTACAGCAGTAATGTTACCCCGGATGAGTGCATTAGTTGCAGAGAGGAAGATAGATGAAGTAAGGCGATTGATCGTAAAATCTTATGATGCTTTAATAGCCTTTTGTTTACCCTTAATTATAGTATCAACGATATTTGCACCGCAGATAATAAACCTCATTGCTGGTTCTGGTTATGAAGGGGCTATTGTTCCAATGCGTATTGTGATGCCTTTGATGTTAATTATAGGTATTGAACAAATATTGGTATTGCAATTGATGGTGCCTCTTAAAATGGATAATAAAATTTTAATTAATTCAGTTCTAGGTGCAAGTGTTGGATTATTGTTGAATATTTTACTTGTGTCAAAATTTAAAAGTGTAGGATCTGCTATTGTATGGGTCTGTTCCGAAATTAGTGTATTGGTAATGGCACAATATTTTGTAAAAAAATCCTTGAATATTCAATTTCCATATAAAAGAGTTTTAATAAATATAATTTATGCATTGCCAATCGTAATAATTAGTCTCTGCATAAAGAAATTGACGATATTACCAAGTGTTTTGGAATTAATTGTTGCATTCGCTCTCTGTAGTATTTATTTTTTGTTGGTTCAGGTTTTTCTTATTAAGAATGAATTGGTAATTAAAATGTGGGAACTATTGCAAAAAATTAAGCTTAAAGTTGATAATTGA
- a CDS encoding glycosyltransferase family 2 protein translates to MERKCTAVIILNYNNSGDTINCIDSVHKYNKAPIKFIVIDNGSIDKNVIGDIEAHLALNFQNKHIVLNEESEEIKCLPYITFYRLKENLGYACGNNKGLKLIENDKQIENVLILNNDILFTEDIISSLNNDINSLPQIAIVSPLLKKRDNQTIDNNCARRSESKKYVLLQHIFCFQDLFGFLSKLKKKQYMLNADILKNRKTIEIDLPSGSCMLIKKKLFENIGFFDPNTFLYYEENIINAKIKKIGLKNYLNTSISCIHLGASTTKKEKTNIFLIKCGIQSKNYYLKTFTNAGVFFLNMLYFFEYVSLLALRIKNSIKDK, encoded by the coding sequence ATGGAAAGAAAATGCACCGCAGTTATAATACTCAATTATAACAATTCTGGGGATACGATAAACTGTATTGATTCTGTCCACAAATACAATAAAGCTCCAATTAAATTTATTGTGATTGATAACGGTTCAATAGATAAAAATGTTATTGGTGATATTGAAGCGCATTTGGCATTAAATTTTCAGAATAAGCATATCGTATTAAACGAAGAAAGTGAGGAAATAAAATGTTTGCCATATATAACATTTTATAGACTTAAGGAAAATTTAGGATATGCATGTGGAAATAATAAAGGATTAAAACTAATAGAAAATGATAAACAAATAGAAAATGTTTTAATCTTAAATAATGATATTTTATTTACTGAGGATATCATTTCATCATTAAATAATGATATCAATTCTCTACCTCAAATTGCAATAGTTAGTCCTTTATTAAAAAAAAGAGATAATCAAACAATTGATAATAACTGTGCAAGAAGATCTGAGTCAAAAAAGTACGTTTTATTGCAACATATTTTTTGTTTTCAAGATTTATTTGGATTCTTGAGCAAACTCAAGAAGAAACAATATATGCTTAATGCAGATATTCTTAAAAATAGAAAAACGATAGAGATAGACTTACCATCAGGAAGCTGTATGTTAATAAAAAAGAAACTCTTTGAGAATATAGGTTTTTTTGATCCGAACACATTTTTGTATTATGAAGAAAATATTATAAATGCCAAAATAAAAAAGATAGGATTGAAAAATTATTTGAATACTTCAATTTCATGCATTCATTTAGGAGCATCAACAACAAAAAAGGAAAAAACTAATATTTTTTTAATAAAGTGTGGAATTCAAAGTAAAAACTATTATCTGAAAACATTTACAAATGCTGGAGTCTTTTTCCTTAATATGTTGTATTTCTTTGAGTATGTTTCATTATTAGCACTAAGGATAAAAAATAGTATAAAAGACAAGTAA
- a CDS encoding glycosyltransferase family 4 protein, which produces MKIVHIYWFGPKEPGGISNMLAEEVQNYPKSIKCYIIYIEDCDKEYAKLFPADTTIITLKRNKKKGLLGAVLPVIKLNLTLWKIKPDILVFQWLSLAKYILNRKIPKIGRIHNMNMTLADSKLKFDKFIAISNAVKKDVCKRISLDKSKVEVIYNGVYVNNFKLKIQKRLQEGKPFKIVQVSRLIHEVKAQDLVMRALKVCELKYEFKNWTYDIIGTGDSREYLEELAHELNISSKVNFVGQLTRAELYVRLSEYDLFTLPSYREGLGNVIVEAMAAKLPVLCSNIDGPSEIIENGKHGYLFKNKDVNDLAEKIYHISNCYGNEEMIQIVEEAYKFTRRNFDIQIMTNKLIETYKDVI; this is translated from the coding sequence ATGAAAATTGTCCACATATACTGGTTTGGACCGAAAGAACCAGGAGGAATATCGAATATGCTTGCAGAAGAAGTTCAGAATTATCCTAAAAGCATAAAATGCTATATCATTTATATAGAAGATTGCGATAAGGAATATGCAAAATTATTTCCAGCAGACACAACAATAATTACATTAAAGCGAAATAAAAAAAAGGGATTGTTAGGAGCAGTTCTTCCTGTAATTAAATTAAATCTGACACTTTGGAAAATTAAACCGGATATTTTAGTTTTTCAATGGTTGTCACTTGCAAAGTATATTCTTAATAGAAAAATTCCAAAAATTGGAAGAATCCATAACATGAATATGACTCTTGCAGATTCAAAATTAAAATTTGATAAGTTTATAGCCATTTCAAATGCTGTTAAGAAGGATGTTTGTAAAAGAATAAGTCTTGATAAATCAAAGGTAGAGGTAATATATAATGGTGTTTATGTAAATAATTTTAAATTGAAAATTCAAAAAAGATTACAAGAAGGAAAGCCATTTAAAATTGTACAAGTTTCTAGATTAATTCATGAAGTGAAGGCACAGGATTTAGTCATGAGAGCATTGAAAGTATGTGAATTAAAATATGAATTTAAGAATTGGACTTATGATATTATTGGTACCGGAGATTCAAGAGAATATTTAGAAGAATTAGCCCATGAATTGAATATTTCTAGCAAGGTTAATTTTGTTGGGCAATTAACGAGAGCTGAGTTGTATGTTAGACTGAGTGAATATGATTTATTCACATTACCTTCTTATCGTGAAGGGTTGGGGAATGTAATTGTGGAGGCAATGGCGGCAAAACTACCCGTTTTATGTAGTAATATAGATGGACCATCTGAAATTATAGAAAACGGAAAACATGGGTACCTCTTTAAGAATAAAGATGTCAATGATTTGGCAGAGAAAATATATCATATTTCAAATTGTTATGGGAATGAAGAGATGATTCAAATAGTTGAAGAAGCTTATAAGTTTACAAGAAGGAATTTTGATATTCAGATAATGACAAATAAATTAATAGAAACTTATAAAGACGTTATATAA
- a CDS encoding polysaccharide pyruvyl transferase family protein, whose amino-acid sequence MKIYFDALSLKPTTSIGTQAFIIAGMELIQKKYPKAEFILLAADPIVEEHYLKNTNINYRLIKRDPSYLGTWKQVRKILKEVNAVVASWGDGYITFPPHYLLRKTIMLRKRNVPLILFTSSIGPFTGRLKKLMAVLGLKLFDVLTVRDSITFEYLKSLKFKNVKLVHDSAFVLQPSSAKKVEVLLANAGLQSGDYIGLNISVLMYNLFKGKGLDYSKLMAEYATWLVQTFKLPVILVPHQIYPQCHTYTREQYESRGGDDRYAIDKVLENIQNTNMIIPLKEEYSPMELKGIIRGSEIFIGGRMHTIIGAISTATPALIMQYSHKAGGMMKFLNMQENLWDINENLECLKNRTQLLWENKSKIRERLLKELPAMKKEIYDLADYLPEENLK is encoded by the coding sequence ATGAAAATCTATTTTGATGCTCTTTCTTTAAAGCCAACAACAAGTATAGGAACCCAGGCTTTTATAATAGCAGGTATGGAGCTGATACAAAAAAAATATCCTAAAGCAGAATTTATTCTTTTAGCTGCTGATCCTATCGTTGAGGAACATTATCTAAAGAATACGAATATTAATTATAGGCTGATAAAAAGAGATCCTAGTTATTTAGGAACATGGAAACAAGTTAGAAAAATATTGAAAGAAGTGAATGCTGTTGTGGCTTCATGGGGGGATGGTTATATTACTTTTCCACCACACTACTTGTTACGAAAAACCATAATGCTGAGAAAAAGAAATGTACCTCTTATACTATTTACTTCTTCGATCGGTCCATTTACAGGAAGATTAAAAAAATTAATGGCAGTTTTGGGTTTAAAGTTATTTGATGTACTAACGGTTCGGGATTCTATTACTTTTGAATATCTAAAGTCATTAAAGTTTAAGAATGTAAAGTTGGTTCACGATTCAGCTTTTGTACTTCAGCCATCATCTGCAAAAAAAGTTGAAGTATTATTAGCTAATGCAGGTTTGCAGTCAGGTGATTATATTGGGCTTAATATAAGTGTCTTAATGTATAATCTTTTTAAAGGTAAAGGTCTGGATTATTCTAAACTTATGGCGGAATATGCTACTTGGCTGGTACAAACTTTTAAACTTCCAGTAATACTTGTTCCGCATCAAATTTATCCCCAGTGTCATACTTATACAAGAGAACAATATGAATCACGTGGTGGGGATGATAGGTATGCAATTGATAAAGTACTTGAAAATATTCAAAATACGAATATGATTATTCCTTTAAAAGAAGAGTATTCTCCTATGGAATTGAAGGGAATAATAAGGGGATCCGAAATATTTATAGGTGGTAGAATGCATACCATCATTGGTGCAATCTCAACTGCAACACCTGCTTTAATTATGCAATATAGTCATAAAGCAGGAGGTATGATGAAGTTCCTAAATATGCAGGAGAATTTGTGGGATATAAATGAAAATTTGGAATGTCTTAAAAATAGAACTCAATTGCTTTGGGAAAATAAGTCTAAAATAAGAGAACGTTTATTAAAAGAATTACCAGCTATGAAAAAAGAGATTTATGATCTGGCTGATTACCTTCCTGAAGAGAATTTGAAATAA
- a CDS encoding Coenzyme F420 hydrogenase/dehydrogenase, beta subunit C-terminal domain, with protein MKKLNPNIAYVVDNSLCTGCGLCQDVCPKNAISFLKSKGLNQPTINNDRCINDKGCSRCFDICPGKGIEIRHKSSQLFKMTGVRFDEYIGNYLTCYSGYSLNNDVRYNSASGGLLSQFLIFLLEKGEIDGAVITGFSSCDLMQPKPFIAKSRDEILKGKSSKYCPVALNGMATQLKQETGKYVVVGLPCHIQGFRNLESKDKHLKERVFGYFSIFCSSNRNYYSQDYLCSRYNINRKELIDFTYRSDGCMGYLKAKHKDSRLVKIYYRDYYHPMRSFFKPKRCLSCVDHYGDLADMCFGDIQVGDYKKDEIGVNSLIIRNNKMHTLIEQAKKEGFIKIKEVSSDIINESQKVMLHHKRHVSGTVMSLDHFFGRKVPVYDIQLSGKSTIKDYLKVLFTYLQLFIGRNKHLWFIIDRLKK; from the coding sequence ATGAAGAAATTGAATCCGAATATTGCATATGTTGTAGACAATTCCCTTTGTACAGGTTGTGGCTTGTGCCAGGATGTATGTCCTAAAAATGCAATTAGTTTTTTAAAAAGCAAGGGTTTAAATCAACCTACCATAAATAATGATAGATGTATAAATGATAAAGGATGTTCTCGTTGTTTTGATATTTGTCCAGGTAAGGGAATTGAAATCAGACACAAATCAAGTCAGCTATTTAAGATGACAGGAGTAAGGTTTGATGAGTATATAGGAAATTATCTTACATGTTATTCTGGTTATAGCTTAAATAATGATGTTCGTTACAATTCAGCATCAGGAGGTTTGTTGTCTCAATTTTTAATTTTTTTATTGGAAAAAGGAGAAATTGATGGTGCCGTAATAACAGGTTTTTCATCATGCGATTTAATGCAACCAAAACCGTTTATTGCAAAAAGCAGAGATGAAATTTTGAAAGGTAAAAGTTCAAAATACTGTCCAGTAGCATTAAATGGAATGGCTACACAACTTAAACAAGAAACAGGGAAATATGTGGTAGTAGGATTACCTTGTCATATTCAGGGGTTTCGTAATCTTGAATCGAAAGATAAGCATTTAAAAGAAAGGGTTTTTGGGTACTTTTCGATTTTTTGTAGTTCTAATCGTAATTATTATTCTCAAGATTATTTGTGTTCGAGGTATAATATAAATAGAAAAGAATTGATTGATTTTACTTATCGCAGTGATGGTTGCATGGGATATTTAAAAGCCAAGCATAAAGATTCAAGATTAGTAAAGATTTATTATAGAGATTACTATCATCCTATGCGTTCGTTTTTTAAACCCAAACGATGTTTGTCCTGTGTCGATCATTACGGTGATTTGGCAGATATGTGCTTTGGGGATATACAGGTTGGTGATTACAAAAAAGATGAGATTGGAGTTAATTCATTAATTATTAGAAATAATAAAATGCATACTCTTATTGAGCAGGCTAAAAAAGAAGGCTTTATTAAAATTAAAGAAGTTTCAAGTGATATTATTAATGAATCTCAAAAAGTGATGCTCCATCATAAACGACATGTGTCCGGTACGGTAATGTCTCTGGATCATTTTTTTGGTAGAAAAGTACCTGTTTATGATATTCAGTTATCAGGGAAATCAACAATTAAAGATTATTTGAAAGTGTTGTTTACATATTTGCAACTATTCATAGGTCGTAATAAACATCTTTGGTTTATTATAGATCGATTAAAAAAATAA
- a CDS encoding glycosyltransferase family 4 protein: MKVLHLTNNYPTKKYPISGIFVKEQIDSLEDIGIDTEVYLVNGRENGKLEYLKEIFRIRRFLKNRQFDVIHCHHALTALTLILSGKAKKSKVVVSFQNDPTHEFGLKLFSFIQKRTDAWIFKNNSSLISSSNHYYLPNGVNTGFFQPIDKKEACKKLGLDEGKRYLLFVSSNFMREQKRYDIFTEVLRILREKHGLNDLEELKLINTKRELVPYYFNAASVHLLSSDFEGSPNSVKEAMACETPVVSTNVGNVEELLEKVNSSYVAEANDPEELASLVLQSLNKPENNSREILIQKKLDIVSVAKKLQDLYASLIN, from the coding sequence ATGAAAGTACTTCATCTAACAAATAATTACCCCACAAAAAAGTACCCAATTTCGGGCATTTTTGTAAAAGAGCAAATTGATTCATTAGAGGATATAGGAATAGATACCGAAGTTTATTTGGTAAATGGGCGAGAGAATGGGAAGCTGGAATATTTGAAAGAAATTTTCAGAATCAGGCGATTTTTAAAAAACAGACAATTCGATGTAATACATTGTCATCATGCCTTAACTGCTTTAACTTTAATTTTAAGCGGGAAAGCAAAAAAAAGCAAGGTGGTCGTATCTTTTCAGAATGATCCGACACATGAATTTGGTTTAAAATTGTTTTCGTTCATTCAGAAAAGAACAGATGCCTGGATTTTTAAAAATAACTCTAGTCTTATTAGTAGTTCAAATCATTATTACCTGCCTAATGGGGTAAACACAGGTTTCTTTCAGCCAATAGATAAAAAGGAAGCCTGTAAAAAACTGGGATTGGATGAGGGCAAAAGATATTTGCTTTTTGTGAGTTCAAATTTTATGCGTGAGCAGAAGCGTTACGATATTTTTACTGAGGTATTAAGGATTTTAAGGGAAAAGCATGGATTAAATGATTTGGAAGAATTGAAGTTAATCAATACCAAAAGAGAATTGGTACCCTACTATTTTAATGCTGCTAGTGTACATTTACTGAGTTCTGATTTTGAAGGTTCACCTAATTCTGTAAAGGAAGCCATGGCATGCGAAACACCTGTTGTGTCTACCAATGTTGGAAATGTAGAAGAACTGCTCGAAAAGGTAAATTCTTCCTATGTTGCAGAGGCGAATGATCCTGAGGAATTAGCAAGTCTGGTTCTTCAATCATTAAATAAACCAGAGAATAACAGCCGGGAAATTTTAATTCAAAAAAAATTGGACATTGTTTCTGTAGCTAAAAAATTACAAGATTTGTATGCCTCTCTAATCAACTAA